The sequence GTCATATGGATGTAGCACAAATGGCCCTACAGAAAGTATTTAGTTATGCCACCCGTGACCAAATGCAAATGGTATCCGTTCATAATGAATATAGTCTTCTGCCAGTAAGCCAATTACCGAGCGTGATTGTGAAGGTAACAAACACAACAGCGTAATGAGGTATATTAGAGGGCTATTACGAGCCCTCTATCCCACTATATTTATTGCACTATTATTTTATTTTGGATTCTACTTACCTCCAATATTCCTTTTACTAATTATCCAACTTATAGAAAGATAGAGGGTTAAACATTATGATTGTCACGCTTGAACGCAGTGATTCACAACGGGTAATTAAGCGATTAACCAATGCACAGGTCTTAGATATTCTGAATCTTAGAGCGTTGGCAAAAGTATTTAATTTGAACGAGAGCACTCTACATTATCGCCTTCGTAATGGCTATTCACTTGAGGACGCCCTTACAGAACCACTTAACAAATAAGCCAGCCTTAAACCGCTGGCTATTTTTTTATAAAAAATAGAGCAAACGGAAATAATAACAACAATGCTCACTAACGTGAGTGCTAATAACTATTAGCATCCGCAAGGCGGACAACAAGAGGAAGATAAACAATGATCATCACAGCAGCTACGCTAAGGAACGTCGTCAGGTATGATACTGATATCCAAAGCTTGAAACGTGTTAAAGAACAAATTAAAAAGCTTCGGAAAGAATCAATAGGGACAGTAGGAAGCATTTCTCCAGCCTCTGCCAATAAAGCCGTAGCAAGTGCAAAAGCCGTAGCCAATCAACAGATGGCAGCTATTTCAAAAGTCTACAATCAAGCAAGCAAAGTTAAGTCAGGTTTCGGCACTGGTATGGTGGGTACGCAATCAACCAAGGATTGGGCAGCGGTGACAGCAGCACAAATGAAACAAATGAATAGCGTGGGTAAATCCCAGTCAGAAGCCGCCCGTCAGGCAAAAGAGGCAGCACTGGCAGATAAAAAGCGATTGGCATATCGCAAAGCTCTTAAAGAAGCCACTGACAGGGATATCACAGCAACAATGAAGTTAAAGAACATGGCTTTAGATATTGGAAGAATGGATAAGCTGAGCGCTGGTGAAAAACTCAAAGCGGTACAAGCCGCCAAAGCTTTGAGTCAACAGTACCGAGAACAACGTTTAGACATGAAAGAGCTAAATTTTGAAGCTAAACGATTATTACAAACAACAAAGGCTATTGCTCGTAGCGAAGCCCAAGCACGTAAACAACCACGACAACCAGCAGTAGGAGCTAAGGGTGGCAGATTTGGGCTAGCCGCTGGTACAGGTATAGCAAGCATAGGTGCAATGGTCGGCGGTTTTGCTGCATATTCAGCAGCCGAGAGCAGTACAGACCGTGCAATGTTAATCAAGCAGATGCAGAAGCAGGACGTAGAGAGTTTCGAAGCACAAGCGTTGGTAAGATATGCAAAGAAGAACAATATTACGAAAGACCCTATCGACTTGTTGAAAGATATCAATGAGAAAAAATCTGAGTTACAACTAATGGGAAAGGTAAATCCCCGCACTGGTGAAATTCAATCTGGTGGCGAAATGGTTGATCTATATGAAAAATTGCTAAAGCCTACCGGCGTGACGATGGATCAAATTAAGAATTGGAGTCCCACAGAGTTGATGGTGCAAGTTGTGGATTCTGGGAGACAATTGAAGAAAACCAATGCTGAGATGACCTACTTCCTTGAGAGTATTGATGAAGGCAGCTTATTCATGGATGCTTTTAAAGACCAAGGGAAGCTTCTTGTTGGGACTTGGGAAGATATGGATAGAAAGGGACAGCTATTAACTTCTTCTGAGGTTGAGCAGTTAGTAAAGCTTAGGGAGTTCGGGCAGGCCGTAGGGCAAGCAGGGCAAACACTAGGGGATAGGTTCAGCATCGCGTTGGCGTCAGCCGTTGGCGGTAGTGAGGGCGTGGGCAAGAGCCTGAAAGACCTTACCCCATTAATCGAAGCCCTAGGAACTGCCGTAGGTAAACTTACCCTATTGATTTCTTGGATTGTATCTAAATTGCCATTCTTGAAAACTCAGGAAGAGATTCGAGCAGACAGCCTGAAAAATCATGAAGAGAATCTAACAAAAGGTGGAATTAGGCAGTGGATTGCAGAAGTTGGGCGTGATGGAATGAAAGCCTATCAGCCCTATGCTAATTCACTGTCTCCACAAGCTATGATTCCTACAGCAAGCAGCCTACAGCCAACACCATATCAAGCTAGCAGTCAGTACCAAGCACCAGTTAATCATATAACTGTGAAACCTGCAGATGTGCATATCAGTACAGATGTAGGGCGTTTAGAGGGTGTTTTTTCTGTACTAGCAGATAACAAGATTGCTAGCTTTGAAGAACGTCAGATGAACGACTTGATGACATCATTTTCAGCACGTTAATTTTTTTAATTATCAGATCCATTAACCATTTAAAGATAAAGGTCTTTGACGTAGTGATGTCCTAAGAGTATAGCTGGATATGGGAATTTCCCCGTACTTCTGGACTCGAATAAATGGCTGATGATAAAAGTAAAGTAGGGCACCCAGACAAAGATCTTATTAGCATTAAAGAAGATTATGAAAAACGTGACTGGGCAAGGAAATTTGGAGTGACCGAAGCCAAATTAGTAAAAGCTGTTATTGCTGTAGGACATTCAGCTAAGAAAGTTGAAGAATGGCTAAAGAATAATAAATAGATTCATATTGTTAGGCGGGTTAATCCCCGCCTTTTTTACGTTAAATCTATAGCAGATTTTAATAATATAATTGCATCGTCTGATTTATAAATCCTATCGGTAGTTGTCTTGTGTGCATGTCCTAATATTTCAAATCTGACATAATCAGGAATGTTCAATTTTCTAAGTCTGTCACTCATACCGTATCGGTAACTGTGGGCTGTAACGCCTACTCCCGTATAGATTGAAGAAACAAGCTGAGAAGCCCTATCAGGGGTATAAGTGAATGTTGGTTTATCAGTGAAAACACCGAGTTTTAGCAAGTCTTCATGAATAGGTATGGTTCGCTTAGAGGCACCATTCTTCAGTGTTTTATTCCCTTCATCGTTTATAGAAATACACTCAACTCCATCAATTACACGGTAGTCGGCTTGCTGTAGCTGCGTTATCTCGCTTATCCTGCATCCAGTGAACCAAAGCAACTGGAGTAACCACCAATTCTGTGAATGCTCAGAGAAGCCCTTAAGTGTTTGCTCGTGCTCTAGGTGGAGAATCCCTCTCTTATCGGTAACATTTGATACTTTCTTAAATCCCATCCCATCAAACGGACTTCTTGTAATGAAATCCCGTTGCTTACAGGCAAATGTGAACAGCCCCGATGCTTTGATAAAGTAATCATTGCAGGTGTTGGGACTAAATCCTTTACCGACTAAGTGCTGCTTAAAGTCAGAAATATCAGACTTACTCACTTCTGTTATCAGTCTATTACCTAAAAAATCGATGAAGTAACGACAGCGTGACTCATTCACTTTAAGCGTCTTTTCCCTCCAATCATTTTTATTACTTTTTAAGTAATCATCCAGAACAACTAAAAGTGTTAAACGCTTCTCTTTGTCTTTCTTTGGCTTTGGTGTAATAGCCCTTACTGGTTGCTCTGCAACTGGCATAGTTTGGGGAAGGGAAGGCGGCACGGCATAACCCACCAGAGCAGTTAATTGGAGCTGTTTTCTGCATGAGTAGAGCTTCTGGCGTACTGTCTCAAGTGGTTCGCAGGAATGCTGATAGTAAACCATCAATAAACTACGAGACATTATCGCAGCCTCATAGGAGTCTCTAGTGCCAAGGGTTATGTGAATGGCTGCCCCATGATGATGCTTGCAAAACGTATACAAACCAGATGGACGACGAAAAACCTGTGTAATTCCTGTGTAATTCCGTTGGTACATACTTTCAATACTCCGCTAAGCCTTGTGCGGAGCGACTCGAAGATATCGAGGCGATGTTCAAGGACATTAAGCTGCCGACCAAGTGATATCTAGCTAAATAAAGCCCCCATACAGGGGCTTTATCCTTTTTTAGCGTTTCTTATTTGCTTGAGCGAGTACCGAGCCTGCCAGGGTTTTGGTTTTTTCGCTATATTCAGGGCTTGCCAGGACTTGTGATGCAATATCTTCCATATGCGCACCTGTCTGGTTACTAGTGCTAGTTTGCGAGAGTGCTGATCCCGCCAGGCTCTTTTCAATAGCGGAAGCATTAGGATCTTTTAGGATTTTTGCCGCTTGTGATGCTACTGCGGCCGAAGTTTTTTTGGTATTAGTCATATCATTATCTCGTATTATATATAGGGTGTATTCCATATAGCATTTTAATAACTTAAGAGAGACTATATGTTGACTTAACTCTATTTAAAAACCAGTAACAGGGTCAAGTTAAATACCTCTCAAAAACTTTTATTACCTTAGTCCTATAGGTCATTCCATTTTTTATTTTTCACTCTCACGTCGATAGCTTGTTTTCTTTTTGTTTCTAATATTAATTCCAAAAAAGAAGTAATAAGTGATAATTCAAAAGTAAAACAAAACACATGCTGATAGTTTTATTGATGAGAAGAGCGAATTGAAGACCATTATACAATCCTAGCAAGGAGGAAGTGTGAGAATAATATCCTACCCAGTATCAAATATAAATTTAGATAATACAGTGCGCGACCTAAATGACTATTACTCTAAATCCGTAAGTACTGAAGTACAAGTTAAAGATGAGTGCTCGAATAAAAATGAAAGTATTAATGAAATTTATCAAAGATTAGTCCGAGAGGGTTGGCTAGAGCCTTCAGATAATATTGAGGGTAGTACTCTACACCATATTATTTCAACATTACGTGAAAAATCAATGGCAGAAATTGTGCTTAATCCCAAAGGGGTAATCTACTCAGGGTTACCTCATGACTATGAGGACTCACTAATATTTGAGGCTGATGGCAACTCTGGTATCAAGATGAATTACTCTGTTATCCACAAAGATATGGGGTGCAGCTTATTTAAATTGAATTGTCAGTTACTTTTAGATAAAAACTGTCAATTAGATGAAAAAAATTCGAATATTTTTTTTGATTTTTACGTGCAGTGTTCTGAAATACTAAAACAAGAGTTAGATAAGCGGGGGCCAATGCGCAAATTTTTAGATTTGTTGGTCGCCTTATTTAATCTCAATAAGTTTACTTCCAATAATGTAATGCCCTCTATTAATAGAGATACTCTATCAATAGAGTACAATATAAAAAATAATACTTATCTCGCCAATGGAGGGGGATACTATCATCCTGATTTTTATATTGAGGACGATGGTTTTAAAGAGCATGCAGAGATTGATGAGAATAAAATCTATGAATCTGGAAGGTGGGATGGATATTTGGATGGCTTAATTGCCAATAGGGCGGTTAATTAAAGCGATATTAAGGTCACCTATTGCAGGAATCGCCATTGTTGCCAAAATGTTAATGTTTCTTTGTGTTATATTTAATCTAGACCACATAATTTCAAGGGAATACACCCTGAGATGAATGCGGACTCAGACACTAATAAGAAACAATGGAGGCACTATGTCGTTGGATCTGCGGAAAACGAGTATGGCCAGGTTGGTTGCCCTGAAGAATGAATATCACTACTACAGCCTGCCGCAATTGGCGGCAGTGCTGGGGGATATTGACCGCTTACCTAAGTCACTGAAAGTGCTGTTGGAAAATCTGCTGCGCCATCTGGATGGTGAGCAGGTTAAGGAGGAGGATCTTAAAGCCATTGTCGCCTGGCAACAGAGCGGCCATGCTGATCGAGAGATTGCTTACCGACCCGCCCGCGTATTGATGCAGGACTTTACCGGCGTGCCGGCGGTAGTGGATCTGGCGGCGATGCGTGAAGCGGTCGCGCGGCTGGGGGGCGATGTGGCGCAGGTTAACCCCTTGTCACCGGTGGATTTAGTCATTGACCACTCGGTGACTGTCGATGAGTTTGGTGATAAAGCCGCATTCGGTGAAAACGTCCGCTTAGAGATGGAACGTAACCATGAGCGCTATATCTTCCTGCGCTGGGGGCAGAAAGCCTTTAGCCGCTTTCGCGTCGTGCCGCCGGGCACCGGTATTTGCCATCAGGTTAACCTGGAGTATCTGGGGCAAACGGTTTGGCACGAACAGCAGGGCGATAAGCGGGTCGCCTATCCCGATACGCTGGTGGGGACTGACTCCCACACCACTATGATCAATGGCTTAGGGATACTCGGCTGGGGTGTCGGTGGGATTGAGGCGGAGGCGGCGATGTTGGGCCAGCCGGTCTCGATGCTGATCCCCGATGTGGTCGGCTTCAAAATGACCGGTAAAATGCGCGAAGGGATCACCGCCACCGACCTGGTGCTGACAGTCACACAGATGCTAAGAAAACATGGGGTGGTGGGGAAGTTTGTCGAGTTTTACGGCGATGGTCTGGCGGATCTCCCCCTCGCCGATCGTGCCACTATTGCCAATATGTCGCCGGAGTTTGGTGCCACCTGCGGTTTCTTCCCGGTTGATGAGGTGACGCTGGGTTATATGCGCTTAAGTGGGCGCAGTGATGAACAAATTGCCTTGGTTGAGGCCTATAGCAAAGCGCAAGGCTTATGGCGTCATCCCGGTGATGAACCGATGTTTACCAGCCAGTTATCTCTCGAGTTGAGCACGGTAGAAGCCAGTCTGGCGGGGCCGAAGCGGCCGCAGGATCGCGTGGCGCTGCCAAAAGTCCCCTTGGCATTTAAGGCTTTTGAAGAGCTGGAGTTCAATAGCCAAAAAGATAAAGTTGACCAGGTCTCCTTCACCCTTGCGGGCAAAACCCACAACCTGGCGCAGGGGGCGGTGGTGATTGCGGCCATTACCTCATGCACCAACACCTCCAACCCTAGTGTATTGATGGCGGCGGGATTATTAGCCAAGAAAGCGGCAGAGAGGGGGCTGAAAACCAAGCCTTGGGTGAAAACCTCGCTGGCCCCCGGTTCTAAAGTGGTGACGGAGTACCTTAATTCTGCGGGTCTAACCCCTTATCTGGATAATTTGGGCTTCAATCTGGTGGGCTATGGCTGCACCACCTGTATAGGTAACTCTGGCCCATTGCCGGAACCAATAGAAAAAGCCATCAAAGTCGGGGATTTAACCGTCGGTGCGGTGCTCTCGGGTAACCGTAACTTTGAAGGGCGCATTCACCCCTTGGTGAAGACCAACTGGCTCGCCTCGCCACCGCTGGTGGTCGCCTATGCGCTGGCGGGAAATATGAGTGTCAATCTGACCCAAGACCCGCTAGGTGACGACCCCGAGGGGAATCCGGTCTATCTGAAGGATATCTGGCCGAGCGGGCTTGAGATCGCCAAAGCCGTTGAAGAGGTCAAAACTGAGATGTTCCGCAAGGAGTATGCCGCAGTATTTGATGGCGACCAGGATTGGCAGGCGATTCAAGTCGATAGTACGCCAACTTACCACTGGCAAAATGACTCCACCTATATTCGCTTGCCACCTTTCTTTAGTGATATGAAAGCCTTACCGGAGCCGGTTCAGGATATCCATCATGCCCGCATTTTGGCGATTTTGGCCGATTCAGTGACCACCGACCATATTTCACCTGCCGGTAATATCAAGCTGGACAGCCCGGCGGGTCGCTATTTGCGCGATCGCGGAGTTGAAATCAATGAGTTCAACTCCTACGGTTCGCGCCGGGGTAACCATGAGGTGATGATGCGCGGCACATTCGCCAATATCCGTATTCGCAATGAGATGGTGCCGGGGGTTGAAGGGGGGGTGACCCGACATATTCCGTCGCAAAATGAGATGGCTATCTATGATGCTGCGATGCGCTACCAGCAGGAGAGTGTCCCACTGGCGGTGATTGCGGGCAAGGAGTATGGCTCCGGTTCCAGTCGCGACTGGGCAGCCAAAGGGCCGCGATTATTGGGGGTGAGGGTGGTGATTGCCGAATCATTTGAACGTATTCACCGCTCTAATTTAATCGGGATGGGTATTTTGCCGCTTGAGTTCCCCGTGGGGGTAAACCGTAAAACTCTGGGGCTGACGGGTGACGAATCCATTAGTGTCAGTGGCTTACAGAGTCTCTCCCCTGGGCAAATCGTGCCGGTGGCGATAAGCTATGGCGATGGGCGACAGCAAACCGTCAATACTCACTGCCGTATCGATACAGGTAATGAATTGGTTTACTTCGAGAATGGCGGCATTTTGCATTACGTGATTCGTAAAATGTTGTAGTTTTGGTGACACTGTCACTATCCAGTTAAATCGGTAAAAAAGGGTGATTGAGAAATCACCTTCAGACTGCTGACAAACCCCGATGACGCGCTCTGGAACGGAGAGGACGGGTAGAAGAGTAAAGCGTCCGCGCCAGGGATGGCGCGGTTCGAGCCTCCAGGGACGGATTGACGGCGTCTTTACGATCTAGCTGTTCTCTCCGCAACCGGCACTTTGTCAATACCTAAGGGTGATTGAGAAATCACCCTTACTCTTCCCGATGCCGCTCAGTTACTTGGTCAATAAATGGCCCATTTTGGCGGCTTTGGTGGCCATATACTGCTCATTTTTCGGATTGCGACCCACAATCAACGGCACGCGTTCGACGATATTAATTCCCGCCGCAGAAAGAATTTCAACTTTCTGCGGATTGTTCGTCAGCAGGCGTATCGCCTTGACGCCCAATAATTTATACATATCTGAACACAGGGTGAAATCACGTTCATCAGTGGCAAAACCGAGTTGATGGTTGGCTTCAACGGTATCCGCCCCTAAATCCTGTAAGGCATAAGCGCGGATCTTATTGAGCAAACCAATATTGCGCCCCTCTTGGCGATGATAGATCAGTACGCCACGGCCCTCTTCGGCAATATGTGCCAGTGCCGCTTCTAGCTGAAAACCACAATCACAACGCAGACTAAACAGCGCATCACCAGTCAGGCACTCAGAATGAACCCGGGAGAGCACCGGCTCATCGCCGCTGATATCACCAAATATTAAGGCCAGATGGTCATGGCCGGTGGCCAACTCTTCAAAACCAACCATTAAAAAATCACCCCAAGGGGTAGGTAATTTGGCTTCTGCTACACGTTTTAGCTGCATCTTACTGTTCATATTATAACTTCAGACCCTTAGGGAAGTTGTCGCTATCCTACTGTGGATATCCGCTCTGATTAGCGATCTACCTTATACCTATTCGCATTAGGGATAGGATTAAATAAAAAGTTTCGCTGCGATTATTATTAGCTATATTGCCATAACTTCCGCCGGACTGCTGTTCAAGAAAACAGCGATAAGCCAAGAGTAGGCGTTAGGTGGGAACTTATTTCGATAATCATAAAATTTTGTTTATATTATCAATGGATAGCAGAACTTATACTCGTTCGCTATAGCATAGTTGTTAATTGTGCTATCACCATCAGTGATAGGATGTGGACAGGGTAGAGAGGATCTCAGATGTGGAATATAGCAAAACGCATTAGTGTCGGAACAGTTATCTTGCTGCTGCCAACCCTGATTATCTGGCTTTCCGGCTGGCAGTGGCAGCCTGGGGGTAATGAAAGCGGGCTAAAGGGGCTGTTCTGGGTCACCGAAACCGTGACTGCGCCATGGGGGATCCTGACCAGTGCACTGCTCGGTGGCTGGTTTTTGTGGTGCTTGCGCTTTCGGATTAAGCCAGCCATCGGCTTGTTGGTGATACTGGGCGGCGTCATTATTGTCGGCCAGGGGGTGAAATCATTGATTAAAGAGCAGGTGCAAGCGCCACGACCATTTGTGGTATGGCTAGAAGCTGAGCATCATATTGAAGATAGCTATTTCTATTCGTTACCCCGCGCTGAGCGCAGTGCGCTGGTCAAACAACAATTGGAAAATCAATCTCTTATTCCGCCATGGTTAAGCCGTCACTGGCAGTTTGAAACCGGTTTTGCTTTCCCATCGGGTCATACGGTTTTTGCTGCCAGTTGGGCACTGTTAGCCGTTGGTTTGTTATGGCCACGGCGGCACTACAAAACGGTCATCATACTGATGCTATGGGCGCAAGCGGTCATGATGAGCCGTTTGGTGCTAGGGATGCACTGGCCGCGTGATTTGGTGGCAGCGACGTTGATCAGTGGACTATTGGTCGCCATGGTTTGTGGTTTGGTGCAACTTTGGTTCGGTTCGCTCACCATTGCACCACCAGAACAGCATGAAATCGAACAACGAGAGCATAAGGACGAGTAAGCCGCTAGCGGCCATTCGCCATCCGGTTGTTTAAAATAGTATCGATTAGCTGCTGAATCGGCGCTTTATCTTGGGGCAGGGTTCTTTGCTGAGTAAGGAAGTGCTAATTTATCAAGTAACGACGCCACATTTTTGGCATAATTCATCAGGTTGATTCGGCCTTTAGGAAAAAACGTGAAATATTTGCTGATTTTTTTGTTAGTGCTGGTGATTTTCGTGATTTCAGTCACGTTAGGGGCGAATAACGATCAGGTTGTGACCTTTAACTATTTATTGGCTCAGGGCGAATATCGGGTATCTACGCTATTGGCAACGCTTTTTGCGGCGGGTTTAGTGCTGGGATGGGTTATTTGTGGGCTTTTTTATCTGCGAGTCCGCATTTTACTGGGTCGTGCAGAGCGGAAAATTAAACGTCTTGAATCGCAGCAAGAGCCGCCGATTGCATCCAGTGCGACTCCGCCCACCGCTGCTGTCAGCAAGGAATAATTTTCTATGTTAGAAATGCTGTTTCTGCTGTTGCCCGTCGCGGCCGCTTATGGCTGGTATATGGGGCGCAGAAGCGCTCAGCAGGATAAGCAGCAGGATGCTAACCGCTTGTCACGTGAATATGTGGCAGGGGTTAACTTCCTTCTCTCCAATCAGCAGGACAAAGCGGTTGATCTGTTTCTTGAGATGTTGAAAGAGGACAGTTCAACGGTTGAAGCACATCTGACACTCGGCAATCTTTTTCGTTCACGTGGCGAAGTCGACCGCGCTATCCGCATCCATCAGGCGCTGATGGAGAGCGCCTCCCTGACTTTCGAACAACGGCTGCTGGCTATTCAGCAGCTCGGTCGCGATTACATGGCGGCGGGTTTTTACGATCGTGCCGAAGATATGTTCAACCAATTGGTTGAGGAGCAAGATTTTCGGCTAGGGGCATTGCAGCAGTTACTCGTCATTCATCAGGCCACCAGTGATTGGAACAACGCCATTGAAGTGGCGGAAAAACTGGTCAAAATGGGCAAAGATAATCAGCGTTTGGAAATTGCCCATTTTTATTGCGAACTGGCCCTGCAAGCGATGGGCATTGATGATTTGGATAAGGCGATGGGGTTGCTGAAAAAAGCCGCCTCCGCTGACAAACAGTGCGCGCGGGTCTCCATCATGCAAGGCCGGGTACATATCGCCAGAGGCGAGTATGCCAAAGGGGTTGAAGCGTTAGAACGGGTGTTGGAACAAGATAAAGAGGTGGTCAGCGAGGCGTTGCCGATGCTGAGTGATTGCTACCAACACCTACAGCAACCCCAGGCCTGGGCTAATTTTCTTAAGCGCTGCGTAGAGGATAATACCGGTGCGACGGCTGAATTGATGCTGGCAGAAATTCTGGAGCAGCACGAAGGCCGCGATGTGGCGCAAACTTATATTAACCGCCAATTACAACGCCATCCGACCATGCGTGTTTTCTATCGTTTGATGGATTATCACTTGGCTGATGCAGAGGAGGGGCGAGCAAAAGAGAGCTTACTGCTGCTGCGGGATATGGTCGGCGAACAGATCCGGACTAAACCTCGTTACCGCTGCCATAAGTGTGGTTTTACTGCTCACTCACTTTACTGGCACTGCCCGTCATGCCGTGCCTGGGCTTCGATTAAGCCTATCCGTGGGCTAGATGGTCAATGATACCCGTCATCTTTCAAGTTGCAGGTGTGTTGGCCGCGCTCGTTTACCCGAATCACTGACTGATGTCAGCTCATCGGGATGCACTTGTTTGCCGCTTTCCTGCACCTCGAAATCTATTGGTCATATTGCAATATAAGGTGATGGAAACTTATTTTTTCTTTTGTGGTGCTTTCAGCAATTGGCGTAGTTTCTTCAACTCTTTTTGGCTTAGCGGCTGTTCTGAAATCTCTTCTACACCTTG comes from Yersinia bercovieri ATCC 43970 and encodes:
- a CDS encoding DUF3606 domain-containing protein, with protein sequence MADDKSKVGHPDKDLISIKEDYEKRDWARKFGVTEAKLVKAVIAVGHSAKKVEEWLKNNK
- a CDS encoding site-specific integrase yields the protein MSRSLLMVYYQHSCEPLETVRQKLYSCRKQLQLTALVGYAVPPSLPQTMPVAEQPVRAITPKPKKDKEKRLTLLVVLDDYLKSNKNDWREKTLKVNESRCRYFIDFLGNRLITEVSKSDISDFKQHLVGKGFSPNTCNDYFIKASGLFTFACKQRDFITRSPFDGMGFKKVSNVTDKRGILHLEHEQTLKGFSEHSQNWWLLQLLWFTGCRISEITQLQQADYRVIDGVECISINDEGNKTLKNGASKRTIPIHEDLLKLGVFTDKPTFTYTPDRASQLVSSIYTGVGVTAHSYRYGMSDRLRKLNIPDYVRFEILGHAHKTTTDRIYKSDDAIILLKSAIDLT
- the acnA gene encoding aconitate hydratase AcnA, whose product is MSLDLRKTSMARLVALKNEYHYYSLPQLAAVLGDIDRLPKSLKVLLENLLRHLDGEQVKEEDLKAIVAWQQSGHADREIAYRPARVLMQDFTGVPAVVDLAAMREAVARLGGDVAQVNPLSPVDLVIDHSVTVDEFGDKAAFGENVRLEMERNHERYIFLRWGQKAFSRFRVVPPGTGICHQVNLEYLGQTVWHEQQGDKRVAYPDTLVGTDSHTTMINGLGILGWGVGGIEAEAAMLGQPVSMLIPDVVGFKMTGKMREGITATDLVLTVTQMLRKHGVVGKFVEFYGDGLADLPLADRATIANMSPEFGATCGFFPVDEVTLGYMRLSGRSDEQIALVEAYSKAQGLWRHPGDEPMFTSQLSLELSTVEASLAGPKRPQDRVALPKVPLAFKAFEELEFNSQKDKVDQVSFTLAGKTHNLAQGAVVIAAITSCTNTSNPSVLMAAGLLAKKAAERGLKTKPWVKTSLAPGSKVVTEYLNSAGLTPYLDNLGFNLVGYGCTTCIGNSGPLPEPIEKAIKVGDLTVGAVLSGNRNFEGRIHPLVKTNWLASPPLVVAYALAGNMSVNLTQDPLGDDPEGNPVYLKDIWPSGLEIAKAVEEVKTEMFRKEYAAVFDGDQDWQAIQVDSTPTYHWQNDSTYIRLPPFFSDMKALPEPVQDIHHARILAILADSVTTDHISPAGNIKLDSPAGRYLRDRGVEINEFNSYGSRRGNHEVMMRGTFANIRIRNEMVPGVEGGVTRHIPSQNEMAIYDAAMRYQQESVPLAVIAGKEYGSGSSRDWAAKGPRLLGVRVVIAESFERIHRSNLIGMGILPLEFPVGVNRKTLGLTGDESISVSGLQSLSPGQIVPVAISYGDGRQQTVNTHCRIDTGNELVYFENGGILHYVIRKML
- the ribA gene encoding GTP cyclohydrolase II — its product is MQLKRVAEAKLPTPWGDFLMVGFEELATGHDHLALIFGDISGDEPVLSRVHSECLTGDALFSLRCDCGFQLEAALAHIAEEGRGVLIYHRQEGRNIGLLNKIRAYALQDLGADTVEANHQLGFATDERDFTLCSDMYKLLGVKAIRLLTNNPQKVEILSAAGINIVERVPLIVGRNPKNEQYMATKAAKMGHLLTK
- the pgpB gene encoding phosphatidylglycerophosphatase B yields the protein MWNIAKRISVGTVILLLPTLIIWLSGWQWQPGGNESGLKGLFWVTETVTAPWGILTSALLGGWFLWCLRFRIKPAIGLLVILGGVIIVGQGVKSLIKEQVQAPRPFVVWLEAEHHIEDSYFYSLPRAERSALVKQQLENQSLIPPWLSRHWQFETGFAFPSGHTVFAASWALLAVGLLWPRRHYKTVIILMLWAQAVMMSRLVLGMHWPRDLVAATLISGLLVAMVCGLVQLWFGSLTIAPPEQHEIEQREHKDE
- a CDS encoding LapA family protein; this encodes MKYLLIFLLVLVIFVISVTLGANNDQVVTFNYLLAQGEYRVSTLLATLFAAGLVLGWVICGLFYLRVRILLGRAERKIKRLESQQEPPIASSATPPTAAVSKE
- the lapB gene encoding lipopolysaccharide assembly protein LapB, translated to MLEMLFLLLPVAAAYGWYMGRRSAQQDKQQDANRLSREYVAGVNFLLSNQQDKAVDLFLEMLKEDSSTVEAHLTLGNLFRSRGEVDRAIRIHQALMESASLTFEQRLLAIQQLGRDYMAAGFYDRAEDMFNQLVEEQDFRLGALQQLLVIHQATSDWNNAIEVAEKLVKMGKDNQRLEIAHFYCELALQAMGIDDLDKAMGLLKKAASADKQCARVSIMQGRVHIARGEYAKGVEALERVLEQDKEVVSEALPMLSDCYQHLQQPQAWANFLKRCVEDNTGATAELMLAEILEQHEGRDVAQTYINRQLQRHPTMRVFYRLMDYHLADAEEGRAKESLLLLRDMVGEQIRTKPRYRCHKCGFTAHSLYWHCPSCRAWASIKPIRGLDGQ